One stretch of Periplaneta americana isolate PAMFEO1 chromosome 1, P.americana_PAMFEO1_priV1, whole genome shotgun sequence DNA includes these proteins:
- the LOC138705222 gene encoding extended synaptotagmin-1-like, with the protein MVAEEKMSRVRMRPPRKSRERGRATAIAFCTARRLIALIAAYLLGWFGWSVAWLLVVVTVIVVLKDRSIQRKIRLRAAQDREMLLLKESLNEKVSVDPLQESAEWLNKVIERLWPHFLQHVKTNVREEVQTNIRDTLSKFKLGGNFHFKSIDIGPKPPRLDCVEVLNKSPPGEIAICTDIVYASHCDVVFIWRGIKGALKDFKVQARAQLVLRPLIDTIPFIAGYQLVFLEKPVVQYKLSGVGKFLDFPGLREKIHKIIVKRITNLMTGGNASDTGSTAAYEMLTESFVPEDNGDNIKTVASDSTFLYDHLVHESEIPLQITSKFVMPKEEEGSISQTEDGAPEPLSTPEAKRRLWSTENASDQMQMADFTDIKTSAPEVTDHSSMSDMETGDLSPIINNDQLSISSILTNNQISVSGDTLVSDDTLVSGDQVIVSGEQSSMPDEIQRISSVSSELGHYNPIPKPTRRITTSVADEEDAIKPYHT; encoded by the exons ATGGTGGCAGAAGAGAAGATGTCCAGGG TCAGAATGAGGCCTCCCAGAAAGTCGCGAGAAAGAGGTCGGGCGACAGCGATTGCTTTCTGCACAGCTCGTCGATTAATCGCGCTTATAGCCGCCTACCTACTAGGCTGGTTTGGCTGGAGCGTGGCCTGGCTACTGGTGGTGGTCACGGTGATCGTAGTCCTCAAGGATCGAAGCATCCAGCGCAAAATCCGTCTGCGGGCAGCCCAAGATCGAGAAATGCTGCTTCTCAAAGAGAGCCTAAACGAGAAAGTGTCTGTG GATCCGCTGCAGGAAAGTGCGGAGTGGTTGAACAAG GTGATCGAGCGTTTGTGGCCACATTTCTTGCAACACGTGAAAACAAACGTTAGGGAGGAAGTGCAGACCAACATCCGAGACACTCTCAGCAAGTTCAAGCTCGGTGGTAACTTCCACTTCAAGAGTATTGACATCGGTCCCAAA CCTCCACGACTGGACTGTGTAGAAGTACTGAACAAATCTCCTCCTGGTGAGATCGCCATCTGTACTGACATTGT GTATGCGAGTCACTGTGATGTTGTATTCATATGGCGTGGTATCAAAGGAGCACTCAAAGATTTCAAG GTTCAAGCCAGAGCCCAACTGGTATTAAGGCCACTGATAGACACAATTCCATTTATAGCAGGTTACCAGCTTGTGTTCCTAGAGAAGCCTGTTGTACAATACAAATTATCTGGAGTGGGAAAATTCCTGGATTTCCCAGGACTGAG AGAAAAAATACATAAGATTATTGTGAAGAGAATAACCAACCTAATGACTGGTGGGAATGCATCAGATACTGGCAGTACAGCGGCATACGAGATGCTTACGGAGTCATTTGTCCCAGAAGACAATGGGgataacataaaaactgtggcaTCCGACAGTACCTTCCTATACGACCACCTGGTCCATGAAAGTGAAATACCTCTACAGATAACGTCAAAGTTTGTGATGCCAAAAGAAGAGGAAGGATCAATATCACAAACAGAAGATGGTGCGCCTGAACCATTATCAACGCCTGAAGCAAAGCGTCGTCTTTGGTCAACAGAGAATGCAAGTGACCAGATGCAAATGGCTGATTTCACAGACATCAAGACATCAGCACCTGAAGTTACTGACCACTCTTCCATGTCTGATATGGAGACAGGTGATTTGTCACCTATTATAAACAATGACCAGCTATCAATTTCCAGCATTTTAACAAACAATCAGATTTCAGTGTCTGGTGATACATTGGTGTCTGATGATACATTAGTATCTGGCGATCAGGTGATAGTATCGGGTGAACAGTCGTCAATGCCTGATGAAATACAACGCATATCGTCGGTTTCCAGTGAGTTAGGACACTACAATCCGATACCAAAACCGACCAGAAGGATTACAACTTCAGTGGCTGATGAAGAAGACGCAATAAAGCCGTATCACACGTGA